From Streptomyces cyaneogriseus subsp. noncyanogenus, the proteins below share one genomic window:
- a CDS encoding bifunctional adenosylcobinamide kinase/adenosylcobinamide-phosphate guanylyltransferase, protein MDVTLLGTGAPAGLPRPDCPCAACAAALGEDARAATALLVDGALLLDLTPGAAFAAARAGRSLSGVAQVLLSHPHNGPAVEVPAGLPQPGRVPDGRELALLTGHRVRAVALDAPGTGYAVTGPDGQRLLFLPPGGAPAGLEEPAESYDMVLADVVGRPDALAKLRAVGSVGPTTDVVAVHLDHDVPPGPELRRRLAAAGARAVPDGATLVVGAYEEVPDVPRRTLVLGGARSGKSVEAERRLEAFPDVLYVATGGTRGGDTEWAARVTAHRERRPGSWRTAETCDLVPLLRGDGPPLLIDCLSLWLTDAMDSVGAWDDAEWAGGGERALRERVAELTRAVRATRRTVVAVSNEVGSGIVPATASGRRYRDELGRLNAAFADECEHVLLVVAGQALPLRG, encoded by the coding sequence GTGGACGTGACACTGCTCGGCACCGGTGCCCCCGCGGGCCTGCCCCGCCCCGACTGTCCCTGCGCGGCCTGCGCCGCCGCGCTGGGCGAGGACGCGCGGGCGGCGACCGCGCTGCTCGTGGACGGGGCGCTGCTGCTCGACCTGACGCCCGGCGCGGCGTTCGCCGCGGCGCGGGCCGGCCGCTCCCTGAGCGGGGTGGCGCAGGTGCTGCTGTCGCACCCGCACAACGGGCCGGCGGTGGAGGTGCCGGCCGGGCTGCCGCAGCCGGGCCGGGTGCCGGACGGCCGGGAACTGGCCCTGCTGACGGGGCACCGGGTGCGGGCGGTGGCGCTGGACGCGCCGGGCACGGGGTACGCGGTGACCGGCCCGGACGGGCAGCGGCTGCTGTTCCTGCCGCCGGGCGGCGCCCCGGCCGGTCTGGAGGAGCCCGCCGAGTCCTACGACATGGTCCTCGCGGACGTGGTGGGGCGACCGGACGCGCTGGCGAAACTGCGGGCGGTGGGGTCGGTGGGCCCGACCACCGACGTGGTCGCCGTCCACCTCGACCACGACGTGCCGCCGGGTCCGGAGCTGCGGCGGCGGCTCGCGGCGGCCGGGGCGCGGGCGGTGCCGGACGGGGCGACGCTGGTGGTGGGCGCCTACGAGGAGGTGCCCGACGTGCCGCGGCGGACGCTGGTGCTGGGCGGGGCCCGGTCGGGCAAGTCGGTGGAGGCGGAGCGGCGGCTGGAGGCGTTCCCGGACGTGCTGTACGTGGCGACGGGCGGCACGCGGGGCGGCGACACCGAGTGGGCGGCGCGGGTGACCGCGCACCGGGAGCGCCGGCCGGGCTCGTGGCGGACCGCGGAGACGTGCGATCTGGTGCCGCTGCTGCGGGGCGACGGGCCGCCGCTGCTCATCGACTGCCTGTCGCTGTGGCTCACGGACGCCATGGACTCGGTGGGCGCGTGGGACGACGCGGAGTGGGCGGGCGGCGGGGAGCGGGCGCTGCGGGAGCGGGTGGCGGAGCTGACGCGGGCGGTGCGGGCGACCCGGCGCACGGTGGTGGCCGTCTCCAACGAGGTGGGCTCGGGCATCGTCCCGGCCACGGCGTCGGGGCGCCGCTACCGGGACGAACTCGGGCGGCTGAACGCGGCGTTCGCCGACGAGTGCGAGCACGTGCTGCTGGTGGTGGCGGGCCAGGCGCTGCCGCTGCGGGGGTAG
- a CDS encoding class I SAM-dependent methyltransferase translates to MSAPPQPPVRPQPIAPPGRNRAAWFAALAAGTDELYEPRREDCPWCGSHRLRTRLRTGDLRHRTPGRFAVDACRDCGHTFQNPRLTAQGLALHHGVPGPGLPAARHHHRSAARAVRQRCPEPESWLDVGTGHADFPATAREVFPYTSFDGLDPTSRVERARAAERVEEAFVGRLTDPHIRTLLRARYDVVSLLHQLEHAPDPRAELRAALHVLRPGGHLLVETTDPGSLFAALLGRWWPPYDQPRRPHLPTPANLCAELRAQGCTVLAVDRAGHLPHDLAGALGTALSHALPAPDTPWRATPPTPLQRRLRQALLRAAVPLVAAAGAADHALAPLARHSRLANTCRILARKDTASPPGLPRQT, encoded by the coding sequence ATGTCCGCACCGCCGCAGCCCCCCGTACGCCCCCAGCCGATCGCGCCCCCCGGCCGGAACCGCGCCGCGTGGTTCGCCGCGCTGGCCGCCGGGACGGACGAGCTGTACGAGCCGCGCCGCGAGGACTGCCCCTGGTGCGGCTCGCACCGCCTGCGCACCCGGCTGCGCACCGGGGACCTGCGCCACCGCACACCCGGCCGGTTCGCCGTCGACGCGTGCCGGGACTGCGGACACACCTTCCAGAACCCGCGCCTGACGGCACAGGGCCTCGCCCTCCACCACGGCGTCCCCGGGCCGGGCCTCCCCGCCGCCCGGCACCACCACCGCTCGGCCGCCCGCGCGGTACGGCAGCGGTGCCCCGAACCGGAGAGCTGGCTGGACGTGGGCACCGGCCACGCCGACTTCCCCGCCACGGCGCGGGAGGTGTTCCCGTACACCTCCTTCGACGGCCTGGACCCCACCTCCCGCGTGGAGCGGGCCCGCGCGGCCGAGCGGGTGGAGGAGGCGTTCGTCGGCCGGCTGACGGACCCGCACATCCGCACCCTGCTGCGCGCCCGCTACGACGTCGTCAGCCTCCTCCACCAGCTCGAACACGCCCCCGACCCGCGCGCCGAACTGCGCGCCGCGCTGCACGTGCTGCGCCCCGGCGGTCATCTGCTGGTGGAGACCACCGACCCGGGCAGCCTGTTCGCGGCGCTGCTCGGCCGGTGGTGGCCGCCGTACGACCAGCCGCGCCGGCCCCATCTGCCGACCCCGGCCAACCTGTGCGCCGAACTCCGGGCACAGGGCTGCACCGTCCTCGCCGTCGACCGCGCCGGACACCTCCCGCACGACCTGGCGGGCGCCCTCGGCACGGCCCTCTCCCACGCCCTGCCCGCCCCCGACACCCCCTGGCGGGCCACCCCGCCCACCCCGCTCCAGCGCCGGCTGCGCCAGGCCCTGCTGCGGGCGGCCGTCCCGCTGGTCGCCGCGGCCGGCGCCGCCGACCACGCGCTGGCGCCCCTGGCCCGCCACTCGCGCCTGGCCAACACCTGCCGGATCCTCGCCCGCAAGGACACCGCGTCGCCGCCGGGACTTCCCCGGCAGACCTGA
- the cobT gene encoding nicotinate-nucleotide--dimethylbenzimidazole phosphoribosyltransferase, with amino-acid sequence MSSLNLDDFSDLIERPDGGVRRDAEARRERQVVPPGSLGRLDDLGEWLSAAQSAVPVRPVERPRVVLFAGDHKVAELGVSARPAGSAGQLVREVLEGGRPVSVLARRLGVPVRVVDMALDCDPESLPAEVVRHRVRRGGGRIDVEDALTPEEAEAAFRAGVAVADEEADSGTDLVVLGDVSVGGTTAAGVLVAALCGTDASVVTGRGGLAIDDLAWMRKCAAIRDALRRARPVLGDQLQLLATVGGADLTAMTGFLLQSAVRKMPVLLDGVVSAACALVGQRIAFRAPDWWLAAHDSGEPGQAKALDRMALEPLLSHGVTVGEGAGGLLALPLVQAAAALAAELPERPAESGTDTAEDASADRTADPAGQA; translated from the coding sequence ATGAGCTCGCTGAATCTCGACGACTTCTCCGACCTGATCGAGCGCCCCGACGGCGGGGTGCGGCGCGACGCCGAGGCGCGCCGGGAGCGTCAGGTCGTACCCCCCGGGTCGCTGGGCCGTCTGGACGACCTGGGCGAGTGGCTGTCCGCGGCCCAGTCCGCGGTGCCGGTGCGGCCGGTGGAGCGGCCGCGGGTGGTGCTCTTCGCCGGTGATCACAAGGTCGCCGAGCTGGGGGTCTCGGCGCGGCCCGCGGGCAGTGCCGGGCAGCTCGTCCGGGAGGTGCTGGAGGGCGGCCGTCCGGTCTCCGTCCTCGCCCGGCGCCTCGGGGTCCCGGTGCGCGTCGTGGACATGGCGCTGGACTGCGACCCGGAGTCGCTGCCGGCCGAGGTGGTACGGCACCGGGTGCGGCGCGGCGGCGGACGGATCGACGTCGAGGACGCGCTGACCCCCGAGGAGGCCGAGGCGGCGTTCCGGGCCGGGGTCGCGGTGGCCGACGAGGAGGCCGACTCCGGTACGGATCTGGTGGTGCTCGGCGATGTCAGCGTGGGCGGCACCACGGCGGCGGGCGTCCTGGTCGCGGCGCTGTGCGGAACCGACGCGTCCGTCGTGACCGGGCGGGGCGGGCTGGCCATCGACGACCTGGCCTGGATGCGCAAGTGCGCGGCGATCCGCGACGCGCTGCGCCGCGCCCGGCCCGTACTGGGCGACCAGTTGCAGCTCCTGGCGACGGTGGGCGGCGCCGATCTGACCGCGATGACGGGCTTCCTGTTGCAGAGCGCGGTGCGGAAGATGCCGGTGCTCCTCGACGGCGTGGTGAGCGCCGCCTGCGCGCTGGTGGGGCAGCGGATCGCGTTCCGGGCGCCGGACTGGTGGCTGGCCGCCCACGACAGCGGGGAGCCGGGCCAGGCCAAGGCGCTGGACCGGATGGCGCTGGAGCCGCTGCTGTCCCACGGGGTGACCGTGGGCGAGGGCGCGGGCGGTCTGCTGGCGCTGCCCCTGGTGCAGGCCGCGGCGGCGCTGGCCGCCGAACTCCCGGAGCGGCCCGCGGAGTCCGGGACGGACACGGCCGAGGACGCCTCGGCGGACCGGACGGCGGACCCCGCCGGGCAGGCGTAG
- a CDS encoding adenosylcobinamide-GDP ribazoletransferase, giving the protein MCTLSPGVAAAPATAGYAAPVFGNPAFDGLRFAFGTLTVLPVRVTRWDRGAARGGMLCAPLAGLVVGAAAAAVGLVLLFLGAGPALAAVATVAVPAVLTRGLHLDGLADTADGLGSGKPAEDALRIMKQSDIGPFGVITLVLVLLAQTAALAQMYDDSWARGALAAVVSAAAARLALTLAARSGVPAARPEGLGAAVAGVVPPGAALAMGVALTVAAGAAGAAFGPYGAARAALAVAVAAAVADLLLRHCVRRFGGVTGDVFGGLAETAATVALVVPALG; this is encoded by the coding sequence ATGTGCACTTTATCCCCGGGCGTCGCAGCCGCCCCGGCGACCGCCGGGTACGCTGCGCCGGTGTTCGGCAACCCCGCCTTCGACGGCCTCCGCTTCGCCTTCGGCACGCTCACCGTGCTCCCCGTCAGGGTGACCCGCTGGGACCGGGGGGCGGCGCGCGGCGGCATGCTGTGCGCCCCGCTGGCCGGGCTGGTCGTGGGGGCGGCCGCCGCGGCCGTCGGTCTCGTACTGCTGTTCCTCGGCGCGGGGCCCGCGCTCGCCGCCGTCGCCACCGTCGCGGTGCCCGCCGTGCTCACCCGCGGTCTGCACCTGGACGGGCTGGCGGACACCGCGGACGGGCTGGGCAGCGGGAAGCCGGCCGAGGACGCGCTGCGGATCATGAAGCAGTCGGACATCGGGCCGTTCGGCGTGATCACGCTCGTCCTCGTCCTGCTGGCGCAGACGGCCGCGCTCGCGCAGATGTACGACGACTCCTGGGCCCGGGGCGCGTTGGCGGCGGTCGTCTCGGCGGCCGCCGCCCGGCTCGCGCTCACCCTCGCCGCCCGGTCCGGGGTGCCGGCCGCCCGCCCGGAGGGACTCGGCGCGGCGGTCGCCGGGGTGGTCCCGCCGGGCGCGGCGCTCGCCATGGGCGTCGCCCTGACGGTGGCCGCCGGGGCGGCGGGAGCGGCCTTCGGGCCGTACGGCGCGGCGCGTGCGGCGCTCGCGGTGGCCGTCGCCGCGGCCGTCGCCGACCTGCTGCTGCGGCACTGCGTCCGGCGGTTCGGCGGGGTCACCGGCGATGTCTTCGGCGGGCTGGCCGAGACGGCGGCCACGGTCGCGCTGGTGGTGCCGGCGCTGGGCTGA
- a CDS encoding leucyl aminopeptidase: MTALTLSTAAAPGLRADALVIGVAKGAKGPVVAPGAEAVDKAYDGGLAGVLETLGASGAEGEVTKLPAPSGFKAPLVVAVGLGDAPEKDAGYDAEVLRRAAGVAARALTGCKKAAFALPVVDADDAGAIGEGVLLGAYSFTAYKDTAKNGKGARSGKDAKGGNGKAPLAEATLLGGKPRDKAYKAAVERAVAVCEELNRARDLVNTPPNDLDPEAFAAIAQAAAKEHGIKVQVLDEKALAKGGYGGILGVGSGSASAPRLVKLSYTSSKAKKHLAFVGKGITYDSGGISLKPAGHNETMKCDMSGAAAVFAAVVAAARLGLEVNVTGWLALAENMPSGSAVRPGDVLRMYSGKTVEVLNTDAEGRLVLADALWAASQEKPDAIVDVATLTGAMMLALGSRTFGVMANDDAFRAAVHEAAEESGEAAWPMPLPEHLRKGMESSTADIANMGERMGGGLVAGLFLREFVGEGITWAHLDIAGPAFNEGGPFGYTPKGGTGSAVRTLVRLAERTAAGDLG, from the coding sequence GTGACTGCTCTCACTCTCAGCACCGCCGCGGCGCCCGGCCTGCGGGCCGACGCGCTCGTGATCGGTGTCGCCAAGGGCGCCAAGGGCCCGGTCGTGGCTCCCGGCGCCGAAGCCGTGGACAAGGCGTACGACGGCGGCCTGGCCGGCGTTCTGGAGACCCTCGGCGCCTCCGGTGCCGAGGGCGAGGTGACGAAGCTGCCCGCGCCGTCCGGCTTCAAGGCGCCGCTCGTGGTGGCGGTGGGCCTGGGCGACGCGCCCGAGAAGGACGCCGGCTACGACGCCGAGGTGCTGCGCCGGGCCGCGGGCGTCGCCGCCCGCGCCCTGACCGGTTGCAAGAAGGCCGCGTTCGCCCTGCCGGTCGTCGACGCCGACGACGCGGGCGCGATCGGCGAGGGCGTGCTGCTGGGCGCGTACTCCTTCACCGCGTACAAGGACACCGCGAAGAACGGCAAGGGCGCCAGGAGCGGCAAGGACGCCAAGGGCGGGAACGGCAAGGCCCCGCTGGCGGAGGCGACGCTGCTGGGCGGCAAGCCCCGCGACAAGGCGTACAAGGCGGCCGTCGAGCGCGCCGTCGCCGTCTGCGAGGAGCTCAACCGCGCCCGCGACCTGGTCAACACCCCGCCCAACGACCTCGACCCCGAGGCGTTCGCCGCGATCGCGCAGGCGGCGGCCAAGGAGCACGGCATCAAGGTGCAGGTGCTCGACGAGAAGGCGCTGGCCAAGGGCGGGTACGGCGGCATCCTCGGCGTCGGCTCCGGCTCGGCGTCGGCGCCGCGCCTGGTGAAGCTGTCGTACACCTCCTCCAAGGCGAAGAAGCACCTCGCCTTCGTCGGCAAGGGCATCACCTACGACTCGGGCGGCATCTCGCTCAAGCCGGCCGGGCACAACGAGACGATGAAGTGCGACATGAGCGGTGCCGCCGCCGTGTTCGCCGCGGTGGTCGCCGCCGCCCGCCTCGGCCTGGAGGTCAACGTCACCGGCTGGCTGGCGCTGGCGGAGAACATGCCCTCCGGCTCCGCGGTCCGCCCGGGTGACGTGCTGCGCATGTACAGCGGCAAGACCGTCGAGGTGCTCAACACCGACGCCGAGGGCCGCCTGGTCCTCGCGGACGCCCTGTGGGCCGCCTCGCAGGAGAAGCCCGACGCGATCGTGGACGTCGCCACGCTGACCGGCGCGATGATGCTGGCCCTGGGCAGCCGCACCTTCGGCGTCATGGCGAACGACGACGCCTTCCGCGCGGCGGTGCACGAGGCGGCCGAGGAGTCCGGCGAGGCCGCCTGGCCGATGCCGCTGCCGGAGCACCTGCGCAAGGGCATGGAGTCCTCGACCGCCGACATCGCCAACATGGGCGAGCGGATGGGCGGCGGCCTGGTCGCCGGCCTGTTCCTGCGCGAGTTCGTGGGCGAGGGCATCACCTGGGCGCACCTGGACATCGCCGGTCCGGCCTTCAACGAGGGCGGCCCCTTCGGCTACACCCCCAAGGGGGGTACGGGCTCCGCGGTGCGGACGCTGGTGCGGCTGGCCGAGCGGACCGCCGCCGGCGACCTGGGCTAG
- the lpdA gene encoding dihydrolipoyl dehydrogenase yields MANDASTVFDLVILGGGSGGYAAALRGAQLGLDVALIEKDKVGGTCLHRGCIPTKALLHAGEIADQARESEQFGVKATFEGIDVAAVHKYKDEVVSGLFKGLQGLIASRKVTYIQGEGRLSSPTSVDVNGQRIQGRHVLLATGSVPKSLPGLEIDGDRIISSDHALVLDRVPKSAIILGGGVIGVEFASAWKSFGTDVTIVEGLKHLVPVEDENSSKLLERAFRKRGIKFNLGTFFEKAEYTQDGVRVTLADGKQFEAEVLLVAIGRGPVSQGLGYEEAGVAMDRGYVLVDEYMRTNVPTISAVGDLVPTLQLAHVGFAEGILVAERLAGLKVVPIDYDGVPRVTYCHPEVASVGITEAKAKEVYGADKVVALKYNLAGNGRSKILKTAGEIKLVQVKDGAVVGVHMVGDRMGEQVGEAQLIYNWEALPAEVAQLIHAHPTQNEALGEAHLALAGKPLHSHD; encoded by the coding sequence GTGGCGAACGACGCCAGCACCGTTTTCGACCTAGTGATCCTCGGCGGTGGTAGCGGTGGTTACGCCGCGGCCCTGCGCGGGGCTCAGCTGGGCCTGGACGTCGCCCTGATCGAGAAGGACAAGGTCGGCGGCACCTGCCTGCACCGGGGCTGCATCCCCACCAAGGCCCTGCTCCACGCGGGCGAGATCGCCGACCAGGCCCGCGAGAGCGAGCAGTTCGGCGTCAAGGCCACCTTCGAGGGCATCGACGTGGCCGCCGTGCACAAGTACAAGGACGAGGTGGTCTCGGGCCTGTTCAAGGGCCTGCAGGGCCTGATCGCCTCCCGCAAGGTGACGTACATCCAGGGCGAGGGCCGGCTGTCCTCCCCGACCTCGGTGGACGTGAACGGCCAGCGCATCCAGGGCCGCCACGTCCTGCTGGCGACCGGCTCCGTGCCGAAGTCGCTGCCGGGCCTGGAGATCGACGGCGACCGCATCATCTCCTCGGACCACGCCCTCGTCCTGGACCGCGTGCCGAAGTCCGCGATCATCCTGGGCGGCGGCGTCATCGGCGTCGAGTTCGCCTCCGCGTGGAAGTCCTTCGGCACCGACGTCACCATCGTCGAGGGCCTGAAGCACCTCGTCCCGGTCGAGGACGAGAACAGCTCCAAGCTGCTGGAGCGCGCGTTCCGCAAGCGCGGCATCAAGTTCAACCTGGGCACCTTCTTCGAGAAGGCCGAGTACACCCAGGACGGCGTCCGGGTCACCCTCGCCGACGGCAAGCAGTTCGAGGCCGAGGTCCTGCTCGTCGCCATCGGCCGCGGCCCGGTCTCGCAGGGCCTGGGCTACGAGGAGGCCGGGGTCGCCATGGACCGCGGCTACGTCCTGGTCGACGAGTACATGCGCACCAACGTCCCGACCATCTCGGCCGTCGGTGACCTGGTCCCGACCCTCCAGCTCGCGCACGTCGGCTTCGCCGAGGGCATCCTGGTGGCGGAGCGGCTGGCCGGTCTGAAGGTCGTCCCGATCGACTACGACGGCGTGCCGCGGGTGACGTACTGCCACCCGGAGGTCGCCTCCGTCGGCATCACCGAGGCCAAGGCCAAGGAGGTCTACGGCGCGGACAAGGTCGTCGCTCTGAAGTACAACCTGGCGGGCAACGGCAGGAGCAAGATCCTCAAGACCGCGGGCGAGATCAAGCTCGTCCAGGTCAAGGACGGTGCCGTGGTCGGCGTCCACATGGTCGGCGACCGCATGGGCGAGCAGGTCGGCGAGGCCCAGCTCATCTACAACTGGGAGGCGCTGCCGGCCGAGGTGGCCCAGCTCATCCACGCCCACCCGACGCAGAACGAGGCGCTCGGCGAGGCCCACCTGGCCCTGGCGGGCAAGCCGCTGCACTCCCACGACTGA
- the sucB gene encoding 2-oxoglutarate dehydrogenase, E2 component, dihydrolipoamide succinyltransferase, producing the protein MAVSVTLPALGESVTEGTVTRWLKAEGERVEADEPLLEVSTDKVDTEIPAPASGVLSSIKVAEDETVEVGAELALIDDGTGAPAAEQAPAAEQAAAPAPEPAPQAEPSTEQAAPAPAPTAEAAAGGGSAEGTDVVLPALGESVTEGTVTRWLKSVGDSVEADEPLLEVSTDKVDTEIPAPASGVLLEIVVGEDETAEVGAKLAVIGAEGAAPAAAPAAPEAPAAQPAPAQAAPAPAQAAPAQAAPAPAQPAPAQAAPAPQAPTTPAPQQQTTPAPEPVPAAPAPAPAPAQAPAPAAAQATDEGAYVTPLVRKLAAENGVDLSTVQGTGVGGRIRKQDVLAAAEAAKAAAEAPAPAPAAAAPAAAKKAPALQASPLRGQTVKMPRIRKVIGDNMVKALHEQAQLSSVVEVDVTRLMKLRARAKDAFAAREGVKLSPMPFFVKAAAQALKAHPVINAKINEAEGTITYFDTEHVGIAVDSEKGLMTPVIKNAGDLNIAGIAKATAELAGKVRASKITPDELSGATFTISNTGSRGALFDTIIVPPGQVAILGIGATVKRPAVIETEEGTVIGVRDMTYLTLSYDHRLVDGADAARYLTTVKAILEAGEFEVELGL; encoded by the coding sequence ATGGCGGTTTCCGTAACCCTTCCGGCGCTCGGCGAGAGCGTCACCGAGGGCACTGTCACCCGCTGGCTGAAGGCCGAGGGTGAGCGCGTCGAGGCCGACGAGCCGCTGCTCGAGGTGTCGACCGACAAGGTCGACACCGAGATCCCGGCCCCCGCCTCCGGCGTGCTGTCCTCCATCAAGGTCGCCGAGGACGAGACCGTCGAGGTCGGCGCCGAGCTGGCGCTGATCGACGACGGCACCGGTGCCCCGGCCGCCGAGCAGGCACCCGCCGCCGAGCAGGCCGCCGCCCCGGCTCCCGAGCCGGCCCCGCAGGCCGAGCCCTCCACCGAGCAGGCCGCTCCCGCCCCGGCCCCGACCGCCGAGGCCGCGGCCGGCGGCGGCTCCGCCGAGGGCACCGACGTGGTCCTGCCCGCGCTCGGCGAGTCCGTCACCGAGGGCACCGTCACCCGCTGGCTGAAGTCGGTCGGCGACAGCGTCGAGGCCGACGAGCCGCTGCTCGAGGTCTCCACCGACAAGGTCGACACCGAGATCCCGGCGCCCGCCTCCGGCGTGCTGCTGGAGATCGTGGTCGGCGAGGACGAGACCGCCGAGGTCGGCGCCAAGCTGGCCGTCATCGGCGCCGAGGGTGCCGCTCCGGCCGCCGCCCCGGCCGCCCCCGAGGCCCCGGCCGCCCAGCCGGCCCCGGCCCAGGCCGCTCCGGCCCCGGCCCAGGCCGCTCCGGCGCAGGCCGCCCCGGCCCCGGCGCAGCCCGCCCCCGCGCAGGCCGCCCCGGCTCCGCAGGCGCCCACCACCCCGGCCCCGCAGCAGCAGACCACCCCGGCTCCCGAGCCGGTCCCGGCCGCTCCGGCGCCCGCCCCGGCCCCGGCTCAGGCCCCGGCCCCGGCCGCCGCGCAGGCGACGGACGAGGGCGCCTACGTGACCCCGCTGGTGCGCAAGCTCGCCGCCGAGAACGGCGTCGACCTGTCCACCGTGCAGGGCACCGGCGTCGGCGGCCGGATCCGCAAGCAGGACGTGCTGGCCGCCGCCGAGGCCGCGAAGGCCGCCGCCGAGGCCCCCGCCCCGGCTCCGGCCGCCGCCGCTCCGGCCGCCGCCAAGAAGGCGCCGGCGCTCCAGGCGTCCCCGCTGCGCGGCCAGACCGTGAAGATGCCGCGGATCCGCAAGGTCATCGGCGACAACATGGTCAAGGCGCTGCACGAGCAGGCGCAGCTCTCCTCCGTGGTCGAGGTGGACGTCACCCGCCTGATGAAGCTGCGCGCCCGCGCCAAGGACGCGTTCGCGGCCCGCGAGGGCGTCAAGCTCTCCCCGATGCCGTTCTTCGTCAAGGCCGCGGCCCAGGCGCTGAAGGCCCACCCGGTCATCAACGCCAAGATCAACGAGGCCGAGGGGACCATCACCTACTTCGACACCGAGCACGTCGGTATCGCGGTGGACTCCGAGAAGGGCCTGATGACCCCGGTCATCAAGAACGCCGGTGACCTCAACATCGCCGGTATCGCCAAGGCCACGGCGGAGCTGGCGGGCAAGGTCCGGGCGAGCAAGATCACCCCGGACGAGCTGTCCGGCGCGACCTTCACCATCTCCAACACCGGTTCGCGCGGTGCGCTCTTCGACACGATCATCGTGCCGCCGGGCCAGGTCGCGATCCTCGGCATCGGCGCCACGGTCAAGCGCCCCGCCGTGATCGAGACGGAGGAGGGCACGGTCATCGGCGTCCGCGACATGACCTACCTGACCCTCTCCTACGACCACCGTCTGGTGGACGGCGCCGACGCCGCCCGCTACCTGACGACGGTCAAGGCGATCCTGGAGGCCGGCGAGTTCGAGGTCGAGCTCGGCCTCTGA
- a CDS encoding GntR family transcriptional regulator, with amino-acid sequence MTAPVIHSLREQIREHILEGIISGRWQPGERIVERRIATELEVSQTPVREALRELESLRLIESAPNKGVRVRNLTAADLEESYPVRAGLEAIAAELAAQKLAEDCSVLEPHVSALYEADRNADGTAQVRHTVGFHRELVRAADNSVLLHTWEGLGIEVFTALSIRWLGTVQQSYAEEHEELVAAFKRRDPRIAELVKAHVLGCAPRHEEG; translated from the coding sequence ATGACCGCCCCCGTCATCCACTCGCTGCGCGAACAGATCCGCGAGCACATCCTGGAAGGGATCATCAGCGGGCGCTGGCAGCCGGGCGAGCGGATCGTGGAGCGGCGGATCGCCACCGAGCTGGAGGTCAGCCAGACCCCGGTCCGGGAGGCGCTGCGCGAGCTGGAGTCACTGCGGCTGATCGAGTCGGCACCCAACAAGGGCGTACGGGTGCGGAATCTGACCGCGGCCGACCTGGAGGAGAGCTACCCGGTCCGCGCCGGACTGGAGGCGATCGCGGCGGAACTGGCGGCCCAGAAGCTCGCCGAGGACTGCTCGGTGCTCGAACCGCACGTCAGCGCGCTGTACGAGGCCGACCGGAACGCGGACGGGACGGCCCAGGTGCGGCACACCGTCGGTTTCCACCGGGAGCTGGTGCGGGCCGCCGACAACTCGGTGCTGCTGCACACCTGGGAGGGGCTGGGCATCGAGGTGTTCACGGCGCTGTCGATCCGCTGGCTGGGCACCGTGCAGCAGTCGTACGCCGAGGAGCACGAGGAGCTGGTGGCCGCGTTCAAGCGCCGCGACCCGCGCATCGCCGAGCTGGTGAAGGCGCACGTACTGGGCTGCGCCCCGCGGCACGAGGAAGGCTGA